A segment of the Tsukamurella tyrosinosolvens genome:
CCGCAACGGCGCGGAGTGGAAGTTCCGGGCCGTCGGCCAGGGCTACGCCTCGGGCCTCGCGGGGATCGCTCGCGACTACGGCGTCAACGTCTAGTACCCGTACCTCTCGAGCAGAGCGCGTAGACCCGGCGAGCGGACCCCCGCACGCCGGGTCCTCGCGCTCCGCACCCCCTTCCTTCGAAAGGCCGATGTGTTCCGCATCTTCGGACTGTCCTTCTTCGTCACGATCGCCGCCCTCGTGGCCGCGTTCTTCTACGGCGGCCCCGAGGCCCTGGTCCTCACGCTGATCCTCGGCATCCTCGAGGTCAGCCTCTCGTTCGACAACGCCGTCATCAACGCGACCGTGCTGCAGCGCATGAGCCAGTTCTGGGTGCGCATGTTCCTCACGGTGGGCATCCTGATCGCGGTCTTCGGCATGCGCCTGGTGTTCCCGCTCGCGATCGTGTGGATCACCGCCGGCCTGAACCCGGTGCAGGCCCTCGATCTGGCGCTCAACCCGCCGGCCGACGGCGCCCACTACTTCCCGGACGGCAGCGCCAGCTACCAGACGCTGATCGAGGCCGCGCACCCGCAGATCGCCGCCTTCGGCGGCATGTTCCTGCTCATGCTCTTCCTCGACTTCATCTTCGATCCGGAGCGCGAGATCACCTGGCTCAGCTGGATCGAGAAGCCGCTGCAGCGCATCGGCCAGCTCGATCGGTTCCCGATCATCGTGGCCCTCGCCGCGCTGCTGGCCACCGGCATCTGGGCGGCGCACACCGTCGACGAGTCGAAGACGGTGTTCATCGCGGGCCTGCTCGGCCTCGTGACCTACATCGTGGTCAACGGTCTCGGCGAGTTCTTCCACGTGGAGGAGCTCGAGGAGGAGGCGGAGATCGCCCGGTCCGGCCCGTCGGAGCTGGCGAAGGCCACCGGTAAGGCCGGCTTCTTCCTGTTCCTCTACCTCGAGGTGCTCGACGCGTCGTTCTCGTTCGACGGCGTGATCGGCGCGTTCGCCATCACCGCCGACCCGATCATCATCGCCCTGGGCCTCGGCTTCATCGGCGCGATGTTCGTCCGCTCGCTCACCGTGTACCTCGTGGAGAAGGGCACGCTCGCCGAGTACGTGTACCTCGAGCACGGCGCGCACTGGGCGATCGGCGCCCTGGCCGGCATCCTGCTGTTCTCGATCTACACCCCGGTCCCCGAGCTGGTCACCGGCCTCGTCGGCGTGGTGCTCATCCTCGCGGCGCTGTTCTCGAGCATCGTCCGCAACCGCCGCGAGGGCGGCGGCGAGGGCGACGGGCCGCTCATCGCCGACGGCCCGACGGTGTCCACTTCGCAGACGATCGAGTCCTGAGCGGTCTCGAGACCGTGGCAGCGAATCCGTTCCGCAGGCTGTTCGGCGGGGAACCGGCCGGTTCCCCGCCGCATCAGCCTGGGGGCGGCGCCGATACCAGCCTGACCAGCGCCTTCCTCGATGCGGACCGCCGCTTCAGCTCGCTCGACGAGGATGTGCGGACACTGTCGGCGCAGAACCCGAACGCGACCGCGGTGCAGCAGTGGCCGACCATCCGGGACCGCTTCGGCGGCGCCACGGAGCGGTACCTGTGGGCCAGCGGCAGCCAGTCCGGCACCCGCCCGCCCACGCCGCAGGACCGGGAGGCCACCGCGCGGGAACTGGCCGACCTGGTCGCGGTGCTGGACAGGTTCCACAGCGACCACCAGCGTGCGCTCACCAACGCCCGCGGCGCCCGGGCCAGCTCGGCGGCGCAGGAGCAGGCGGCCCGCGTGGCCGCCGAGCGCGCCACCGACCTGCTCGCTGCCCCGTCGACGGCGCCGTACCTGACGCTGCGCCCCGTCGTCCGGGCGACCGATGCGCTCGTCGAGGCGGTGCGGCACCTGGACACCGCGCCGGACCTCGTCGCGCGCGACTCGGCCGCGCGAGCCGTGCAGGAGAAGGCCGCGGAGCTGACCGCCGCCGTCGAGGCCGCCCCGCGGATCGGCGACGACGCCCAGCGCTCGCTCGCCGCGGCCGGAACGCGCCTGCAGGCCGTCCGCAACCGCGCGAGCGACCTCGCGGACACCCGGTCCGCGCTGCTCCGCGAGTTCAGCGCGGCCTGCTCGACCGATCTCGTCGACAACGACAAGGTGGCCGCCCGCGAGTCGGCCGCCGCCGAAGAGGCGCTGTCGACCGCGGCTCTCCGCCTCCGCGAGAGCACCCCGGACCTGGCCCTCGAGCAGGTCGGCGTGGCCCGCGACCACCTCGACACCGCCGACGCCGCGGTGAACGCCGTCGGCGAGCGGCTCCGCACGCTGCGCGCCGCGAAGGCGGACCCGGCCGCCGTCGCCGCGCGCACCCGGTTCGCGCTCCGCGACGCCCAGCACCTGGCCGTGCAGAAGCAGCAGGTGCATCGCTGGGGCACCGTGCTCGACGCGCAGCACGCCCGCATCGAGCGGGCCATCGCCGACCTCGACCGGGTGCACCCCGACTACTGGCAGTACCTGCAGACCCTCGCCGACGTCGACCGCATGATCGCCGACGCCGTGGACCGGATGCGGGGCCGCGCGTGAGCGGCGCCCTGCACCACTTCGGCCAGCTTCCGGACGACGTGCGGGCCCGCCTGTTCCATCGCCCGCCGCAGCCCTTCGACCGGGACACACCCCGCGCGACCCTCGCGTACGCCCTCGGCGCCACCCTGTACGTCCCGGCGACCCGGGCGGATCTCGCGGCGACCGTTCGCCGGCGCCGCGACGACGGGGTGCTCTCGATGGTCATCGACCTCGAGGACGCCGTCGCCGACGATGCCGTCCGCCACGCCGTGGACGCCGCCACCGCGGCGCTGGCGGAGCTCGCGGACGACACGGATCCGGTGCCGCTGCTGTTCATCCGGCCGCGCACCACAGCGGACACCGCCGCCCTCCTCGACCACCTCGGCGACGGTGCCCGCGCGCTCACGGGGGTCGTCCTGCCGAAGTTCGCCGCCGCCGACGGGGCCGCCGCGCTCGC
Coding sequences within it:
- a CDS encoding DUF475 domain-containing protein; amino-acid sequence: MFRIFGLSFFVTIAALVAAFFYGGPEALVLTLILGILEVSLSFDNAVINATVLQRMSQFWVRMFLTVGILIAVFGMRLVFPLAIVWITAGLNPVQALDLALNPPADGAHYFPDGSASYQTLIEAAHPQIAAFGGMFLLMLFLDFIFDPEREITWLSWIEKPLQRIGQLDRFPIIVALAALLATGIWAAHTVDESKTVFIAGLLGLVTYIVVNGLGEFFHVEELEEEAEIARSGPSELAKATGKAGFFLFLYLEVLDASFSFDGVIGAFAITADPIIIALGLGFIGAMFVRSLTVYLVEKGTLAEYVYLEHGAHWAIGALAGILLFSIYTPVPELVTGLVGVVLILAALFSSIVRNRREGGGEGDGPLIADGPTVSTSQTIES